Proteins encoded together in one Carya illinoinensis cultivar Pawnee chromosome 3, C.illinoinensisPawnee_v1, whole genome shotgun sequence window:
- the LOC122304159 gene encoding pheophytinase, chloroplastic — protein sequence MPIVGGGVAASSHKFHSIGLERFQFPYRPHETRGLRKLFHCDRYPPPQYPRADISCKNISSSITNCASSATPITAISTAAEGGSNLLELAEIKERYRKWQWKGQYSINYFVSHSLSSSSSNSNPPLLLVHGFGASIPHWRRNIGTLAQNSTVYAIDLLGVGASDKPAGFNYTMETWAQLILDFLKEIVQKPTVLVGNSVGSLACVIAASESSRSLVQGLVLLNCAGGMNNKAIVDDWRIKLLLPLLWLFDFLLRQRGIASTIFENARKRENLKNILLSVYANKESVDEELVEIIREPTEDAGALDAFVSIVTGPPGPSPIQLMPRISLPVLILWGNEDPFTPLDGPVGKYFSSLPSQLPNVSLFVLEGVGHCPHDDRPALVHENLLPWLAHLPAS from the exons ATGCCGATAGTGGGAGGTGGAGTAGCGGCTTCTTCCCATAAATTCCACTCAATTGGGCTAGAGCGTTTTCAGTTTCCATATAGACCACATGAAACGAGAGGTTTGAGAAAGCTCTTCCATTGTGATAGGTATCCTCCTCCTCAATATCCTCGTGCTGATATTTCCTGCAAAAATATTAGCAGCAGCATCACCAACTGCGCTAGCAGTGCTACACCCATCACAGCAATTTCCACCGCTGCTGAAGGTGGGAGCAATCTGTTGGAGTTGGCAGAGATAAAGGAGAGATACCGTAAGTGGCAATGGAAGGGCCAATATTCCATCAATTACTTTGTTTCTCATTCTTTATCCTCTTCTTCTTCGAATTCCaaccctcctcttcttcttgttcATGGTTTTGGAGCCTCGATTCCCCACTGGCGCAG AAATATTGGGACGTTGGCTCAGAATTCCACTGTATATGCCATTGACCTTCTTGGCGTTGGTGCTTCTGATAAACCAGCAGGCTTTAACTATACTATGGAAACATGGGCTCAG TTGATATTGGACTTCCTGAAAGAAATTGTTCAAAAGCCAACTGTACTGGTTGGCAACTCTGTTGGAAGTCTTGCTTGCGTAATTGCTGCCTCAG AATCTAGCAGAAGCCTAGTTCAAGGGCTTGTACTGCTAAATTGTGCTGGTGGCATGAACAATAAGGCAATTGTGGATGATTGGAGAATCAAGCTACTATTACCTTTGCTTTGGCTGTTTGATTTTCTTCTGAGGCAACGGGGAATTGCTTCAACAATCTTCGAGAATGCTAGAAAGAG AGAAAACCTGAAGAACATTTTATTGTCTGTTTATGCAAATAAGGAATCTGTGGATGAAGAACTAGTAGAG ATCATTAGGGAACCAACTGAGGATGCTGGTGCACTAGATGCTTTTGTTTCAATTGTAACAGGGCCACCTGGGCCAAGCCCTATACAGTTGATGCCTAGAATCTCCCTACCTGTGCTAATATTATGGGGGAATGAAGATCCTTTTACTCCTCTTGACGGACCTGTTGGTAAATACTTCTCTTCGCTACCTTCTCAACTTCCAAATGTAAGTCTCTTTGTATTGGAAGGGGTAGGGCATTGTCCCCACGATGACAGGCCTGCCTTAGTCCATGAAAATCTTCTTCCCTGGTTGGCTCATCTTCCTGCTTCATGA